A segment of the Methanoculleus sp. SDB genome:
CCGGCCTTTCGGGAAATCCACTCTTCTCCATGCTTATGGCCGTATGGAACAGCCTGTTTGGCTCTCTTTTCGGACCCTCACCTGCACAGGACAATGGCGTGGGTGTTTTACCCCCTGATGTTGCGGGTGTGCTGTCCGAGCTTGTCATCGAGACGGCAGAGACGACGGAGAATAGTACAAGCGCATTGTACAGTCTTTCCATAAGGTCGAATCCGCCCGGGGCCCTCATTTTCCTCGACGGGACATATCTTGGGAAGACGACACCCGCAACAACAGGGCCTCTGGAGGCCGGAGAGTACCGCATTCGTCTCGACCTGGAGGGATTCCGGCCGGCCGAGCAGGATATCATCCTCACGGAGGACACGTGCATTGATCTCGACCTCTCCCCCCGCGACGGTCCGTATCTGAACCGGCTGAAGTACGATATGATCGATCAGATCCCCGAAGTGAGTGTCGTTGGCGGCGTGCGCGTCGAATCGGTTCCCAGCGGTGCCGAAATATATATCGACAGCAGAAACGTGGGTTTTACCACCCCGAAAGTAATCTACGGGCTGAAAGAAGGCATTCATACGATCAAGGTCAAGAAGGCGGGGGCGCTTGTGGAGGAGGGAAAACTTGTTGCCTGGACGGCGTCGGAAAGCGTGTGGATTTATCCGGACGCCATCACCCCCGTGCAGTTCCTGCAGGGAGTCCCCGTGCCGCCGGTAAGGACGGTCACGATCGATTCGGATGACTATTCGGGGAAGATGTTCTCGATCTGCGGAAAATATCCCGCCGGTATAATCCCGCAGGATATGCAGATCCGGGAGACAAATCCCTTTATCACGATCGAGAATGACGGGACCTATCAGTCATACCGGCTCGATAACGCGGAGGACGGAACAAGCATGAAGATTCAGCCGGAATCGCAGGATTTTGGTGCTATCAGCGTGGAATCAGTGCCTTCCGGTGCTGATATCTTTCTGGACGGCTTTCCCACGGGCTACTGCACCCCCTATAGTATCGGAAACGTTTCGGAAGGTCCTCACAGCATCATGGTGTCGAAGCTGGGATATCTTCCCGCTGAAAATGATCTCTGGCTCGTCCCGGGGCACGCCGATGCGGACGCCGCGGTGCGTTTCATCCTCGATTCGTATTCCTATGGTTCTATCTGGGTGAATAGTACCCCCGCAGGAGCAAAGATATACCTGTACGGCCGGGACACCGGTGCGATTACCCCGTACCTGTTTTCTTTTCTGGAGATCGGCACATACGATCTCAAGCTGAAGAGGGACCGGGCCTCCGAAAGCATCGAGGGAATTTTAGTTTCTCCCTACGAGCTCCGGCGCCTTGCCGTGAATATTACGGATCAATAATCTCCTTTTCCCGGCTGAAAACGGGCTTGCCGGGAGGATAGTGCATGCCGGAGGGGAAATCTCCGGGAAAGGCCGGGAGTGGCGGTTCTTGTTGCCGGTGGTGGAGCTACCGGGGTGCGTGGGATCCCTTGCTGTTGCAGGAGGGTGCTGTGTGGCGTCGTTTCACGCTCTTATCAGTGGAATGCCTGATTTCCGTCAGCTCCAGAGAGGGTCGTCGCCGAACCGCTCCATCCAGTATTCGCCGGGAGTCTTCCCCAGGGTGGCTTTGATGTCATCGAGACGGAACGAGAACCGGTGATTCGTGCAGTAGTCAAGGAGGAGTTCATATGCCCCGTTGAGGGTGGCGGCTCTCTGGTGGGAGGATGGCGGGTCACTTTTTGCCGCATCCGGGTGCCATTCTTTCATCAGCTCACGATAGCGGTGGCGTATCTCGTTCAGACTGGCCCCCCCGGTAATCCCGAGAACCTCCGCTGCCTCCCTGACGGCCATGGCAGTATGTGTGTTCATTGTTCATCCGATACGGCGGGACGGAGAAAAAAAGTTACCGCGGTAGTCTGATCCTGTACTTTTTCGCGCTTGCGGCAGATACGGGTGCAGGGAGAATTCACAGGTCCCATGACAGAGGAGATCTTCGAGCGGTATGCCGGGGAATATGATGCCTGGTATGATGTGCACCGGAGCGTCTATCACGCAGAACTGGCCCGCATTCAGAGCGTCCTCCCTCCGGTCGATGCCCGGAGCGTTGAAGTCGGCGTGGGATCCGGGAGGTTCGCCGGCCCGCTCGGGATCCGGCTGGGCATCGAACCCTCGCGGGCACTCGGCGGGATGGCATACCGGAGGGGAATCGATGTCATCCGCGGCCGTGCGGAAAGCCTTCCCCTCCGGGATAACTCGTGTTCGCTGGCGCTTCTCGTGACCGTTCTCTGTTTCCTTGACGATCCACACGGGGCGCTTGCCGAACTATACAGGATTGTCGTCCCGGGGGGCGCCCTCGTCATCGGCTTCCTCGAACGCGACGGTCCGGTCGTGCGGACGTACCTCCGCGAGGGGGAGAAGGGGCGTTTTCTCTCCCATGCCCGTTTTTTCTCGTCCGATGAGGTTCGGGGGCTCCTCCGGCAGGCCGGATTTTCCGTGCTTTCGGGGGATTCCCGGCAGGGATTCGGTGTTTTCGTGGCGAAGAAGGACTGAAGGGAACATTATTAAACCCCGTGCGAATCCACCGCCGCCTTCATCCGGGCGGTGAACGCCGCAAGCTCCCGCTCCATCCTGCCAGGATTTCCGGCATTTCTCTCGATAATCTCCACGATGGCGCTTCCGACAATAACGCCGTCCGCTCCGGCCTCCACCGCCTGCCGGGCCTGGACTTCATCCGCTATCCCGAAGCCGAGGGCGAGCGGCATGTCGGTCTGCTCCCGTACCCGTCGGATCAGGGGCCGGGCGGCTTCCGAGAGCGTTTCACGTTTTCCCGTCACCCCCGAGAGGGAGACCAGGTAGAGAAAGCCGCCGGCCAGTGCGGAAATCATTTTCACGCGGGCGGGGGGCGTTGTCGGTGTCACCGTAAAGATCTGCTCAATCCCTGACTCTTTCGCAGGGCCCGTCACCAACCCCGCCTCTTCGGCCGGCATATCGACGACCAGTATCCCGTCAACCCCGGCGTCCTTCGCCTCGCGGTAGAAGCATGCGGGCCCCCGGGCATAGACCGTGTTGCAGTATACGAGCAGCACGACCGGAATATCCGACTCTTTCCTGATCTCCCTCACGAGCGTAAAGGCGGAGGCGGTCGTTGCACCGGCAGAGAGAGCCCGTTCATCGGCCCGCTGGATTACGGGGCCGTCGCCCACCGGGTCCGAGAACGGGATGCCCAGCTCCAGAATGTCCGCTCCCGAACGGATGAGGGTCTGCGCAATCATAAGCGAGGTCGCGTAATCGGGATCGCCCGCCACCGTAAAGGCGATGAATGCCGGTCCTTCAAAGGCTTTATTGATTCTGCTCATGCACGACCTCCCGTGTGATATCCTTGTCACCCCTCCCGGAGAGGTTGATGATGACGATATCGTCTTTTTCGAACCTGCCCTTCTCCCGGAGGAGATAGGCAACCGCATGCGCCGACTCGAGTGCCGGCACGATTCCCTCCCGTCGCGAGAGATACCGGAACGCGTCGAGGACCTCCGTGTCCCGGACGCTTTCATAGCGTACCCGGCCGGTATCTTTGAGCATGCTATGCTCGGGCCCGACCGAGGGGTAGTCCAGCCCGGCCGCTATCGAGTGCGTTCCGCGGACCTGCCCGTCGTCGTCCTGGAGAAGGTAGGAGAGGGCTCCGTGCAGGATCCCCGGCCTGCCGTGCCCGAGCGAGGCACCGTGTTCTCCGGGCTCTATGCCCCTGCCGCCGGCCTCGACGCCGGTGAGCGCCACATCATCCCCGAGGAAGGGATGGAAGATCCCGATGGCATTGGATCCGCCGCCCACACAGGCGATCACGTCATCGGGGAGGCGCTCCTCACGCTCGAGGATCTGCCGCCGGGCCTCCTTTCCGATGACTGTCTGGAAATCCCTGACCATCCGGGGGTACGGGTGCGGCCCGACGACAGAGCCGAGGATATAGGCAGAATCCCCGGCACTGGCTGCCCAGTCCCGCATCGCCTCATTGACCGCATCCTTGAGGGTCGCGGTCCCGCCGCTTACCGGGATGACGGTTGCGCCCATCAGCTCCATTCTGACGACATTAAGATGCTGTCGGGTGCAGTCCGTCTCTCCCATGTATACCTCGACCGGGAGACCGATCACCGCCCCGGCAATCGCCGTCGCAACGCCGTGCTGGCCGGCTCCCGTCTCGGCGATCAGCCTCTTTTTGTTCATATGGCGTGCAAGAAGGGCCTGTCCGAGCGTGTTGTTGAGTTTATGCGCCCCGCCATGGAGGAGGTCCTCGCGTTTGAGGTATACCCTGCACCCCATATCGTCCGAGACATTCCTGCAGAATGTCAGGGGTGTCTCCCTCCCGGCATACTCCGTCAGGTACAACGCAAGCTCGTCCTGAAACTCCCTGCTCCGGCAGATGGTTCTCTGCCCCTCCTCGAGCGCCGCCAGGGCTGCCATCAGGGTTTCCGGAACAAACTGACCGCCGTATTGGCCGAAACGTCCTTTCTTCATGGAAGCCTCCTGCATGCGCTGATAAATGCACGCACGAGCCGGGGGTCCTTGACTCCGGGCCGGCTCTCGACCCCCGACGCCACATCGAGTGCATAGGGGCAGAGGGCCGCTGCGGCGTTCGCATTCTCCGGGGTCAGCCCTCCGGCAAGGATGGCCGGGAGGGGGCAGTTTGCGAGCACCTGCCGCGCAAATCCCCGGTCAAAGGGCTGCCCCCTCCCCCTGCTGGAGTCGATCACGACCGCATCGCAGGGGTAGGCCGGCCTCTGTCCGGGGCTGATCATACGCAGGACCCGCGCACGGGTGCGGGGGAGGGGGATCTCCGCCCGCACCTGCACGGCCGGGGTGCGGAGCGCGAGCATCTCGTCGATCTCCTCCCCGTCCTCCGTCGCCGTCACGCATACCCCTGTCGTGAAGGGGCCGAGTCGATCAAGGATCTCTCCGGCGCGCTCCACCGCAACCGAGCGCGGCGAATCGCTGAAGACGACGATGCCGACGGCATCGGCTCCCGCCTCCTCCGCACAGCGTGCATCCCCGGGCGAGGTGACCCCGCAGATCTTTATGCGAATACCAATCCCTCCAGTGCCGTGTGCGGCTCCTTTGCTGACATGAGTGCCGTTCCGACAAGGAAGGCGTCGGCATGGGGGGCAAGCCGCCTGATATCCTCCGGCCCTGTAATCCCGCTCATCGCGACGACGAGCCTGCCGGCATTCCGAATCCGTCCGGCTCGTTCGGCCGTTGTATCCGGCCGGATCTGCATGGTGCGGAGGTCACGGTTGTTGATCCCGATGATCCCGGCACCCGATGCGAGCGCCACCTCCACATCATGGTGCGTGTGCACCTCGACCAGGGGTTCGAGCCCCGCCTTCCGGGCAGCAGTGACGAACGTTCCGAGCCGGTCGCCGAGCAGGCCCGCGATCAGGAGCACCGCATCCGCCCCGAGCTCTTTCGTCTCCCCGATCTGGCGTACATCGATGATGAAGTCCTTTCGTAAAACCGGGAGAGAGACAACTTCTTTCACCGCCGCAATATCTTCCGGCCTTCCCCCGAAGAATTCGGGCTCGGTGAGAACCGATATGGCCGCACACCCGCCTCTCCGATATTCTTCCGCGATTGCGGCGGGATCGGTCCGATCCCGTATCCTTCCCGAGGAGGGCGAGGAAAACTTGATCTCCGCGATGACCGCATGCCTTCCCCGAACGGACGTTATCGCCTCCTTCAGGCTCAGAGGGTCGTTCCTCTCTCCGCCTCGTCCGGGCTCTTTTATCCGATGCCGTGTCGTCCTGAGGATCTCGTCCAGAATCATGGTGTTTCCCCGGTTATCTCAATCAGCGATTCCAGTTTTCTCCGGGCCTTTCCGCTGTCAATCGAGTCCTCCGCACGGCGGATGCCCTCGTCAAGCGAACCTGCCCGTCCCCCGAGGCATATCGCGGCCCCGGCATTCATGAGCACGATGTCGCGTGCCGGCCCCTCCCCTCCTCCGAGGACGTGCAGGAAGATCTCCGCATTCTCTCCAGCATCGCCTCCCCTGAGCGCGGCCGGATCGGCCTCGGAGATGCCGAAGTCCCGGCATGAAAGTTCGTAATGCTCCACCTTCCCGTCGGTGAGCTCTGAAACCCGGGTTCTCCCGGCCGTTGTGATCTCATCGAGCCCGTCGCCGTGAACGACCATCGCCCGCCGGGTGCCGAGTATCTTCAGGGCACCGGCGACCGTTTCCGTGAGCTCCGGGTTGTATACGCCGATGAGCTGGGCTTCTGCCCCGGCAGGGTTTGCAAGCGGGCCGAGGATATTGAAGAGGCTCCGTATCCCGATCTCCATCCGCGGCCCGGCAACGGCTTTCATCGCCCGGTGGTACAGGGGTGCGAACAGAAAGCCGATGCCAATCTCCTCTATGATGCGGCATGTTCTTTCGGGCGGGATGGCGAGGACGACCCCGACCTTCTCCAGCAGATCGGCTGATCCGCACCTGCTGCTCACGCTTCTGTTTCCGTGTTTGACGACGGGAACCCCTGCACCCGCGGCGACGAACGCGGCTGCCGTGCTGATATTGAACGTTCCTCGCATATCCCCTCCCGTCCCGCAGGTATCGACGAGCGTGCCTTCACATTTCGGCCTTATTGCCGCGGCATGCTCCCTCAGCACACCCGCACCGGCGGCAATCTCGGTCTTCGTCTCTCCCTTCATGCTCATTGCGGTCAGGAAAGCTCCGATCTGTGCATCTGTCGCACTGCCTGTCATCATGGAAGTCATGGCAGACGCCGCCTCATCGGCGGTGAGATCCGTCCGTGCCGCGGCCCGTGCTATCGCTCTCTGCATCACCGGCACCCGCTCCCCAGGAAATTTGTCATCAGGTGCATGCCTTCCCCCGTGAGGATGCTCTCGGGGTGAAACTGTATGCCCTCAATCGGGTAGTCGCGGTGCCGGACGCTCATGACATAGCCGTCATCGCAGCTCACCGCGGTCACGGCAAGTTCGTCGGGGAGCGTCCCCCTCTCCGCGATGAGGGAGTGGTACCTCGTCGCCGTAAACGGATTCACAAGTCCGGAAAAGATCCCGGCACCATCATGCGAGATCAGGGAGGTCATCCCGTGCATGAGGTTTTCCGCCCGGACGATCTCCCCTCCGAAAGCGAAGCAGATCGCCTGGTGGCCGAGGCACACGCCGAGGGTCGGGATCTCCCGTGAAAACGTCGCAAGGGCGTGGAGGCAGAGCCCCGAGTTTTCGGGCCGGCCGGGCCCCGGAGAGAGGATGACCCGCTCGATATCCCGGAGCCGGAGCTTTTCGGGCGGGTAATCGTTCGGCACGACCACGGGCTCCGAGCCCAGGCGGCCGATCATCTGGCAGAGATTATAGGTAAAGCTGTCGTAGCAGTCGATTACAAGGGCCTTCATCCTTTTCCCTCCGCTCTCCTGATTGCATCGAGCATGGCCCCGGCCTTTATCGCGGTCTCGGCATATTCCTTCTCGGGGACAGAGTCCGCGACGATGCCGGCTCCGGCCTGGACGGAGGCCTTTCCGTTTTCGACGACGATTGTCCGGATGGCTATTGCGAGGTTCAGATCCCCGTTCAGCCCGATATAGCCGGCAGCTCCCGCATAGATGCCTCTCTTCTCGTCCTCCAGTTCGTCGATGATCTGCATCGCCCTGATCTTCGGCGCACCGGAAACCGTTCCGGCGGGAAAACAGGAGACGAAGGCATCAAACCGGTCGCAGTCGTCTCTGAGTCTGCCGTTCACCCGGGAAACGATATGCTGGACATGAGAAAACTTCTCGACCTCCATGAAAATGTCGGGAGTGACCGAGCCGTAGGTGCAGACCCTGCCGAGATCATTTCGTGCCAGATCGACGAGCATGAGGTGTTCGGCGCACTCCTTTCTGTCGGCGAGGAGTTCCCGGGCAAGCCGCCCGTCCTCTGCCGCGTCCTGTCCCCGCGGCCGGGTGCCGGCGATGGGAACGGTGGTCACCGTTTTTCCTTCGACTCTCACAAGCATTTCGGGGCTGGATCCGATGATCTGCCTCTTCCCGAAGTCGAGGAAGTACATGTAATTGCTCGGATTCACCTCCCTGAGAGTCGCATAAAGAGCCCGTGGCGATGCGCTGAACGGGCACTCCATTTTTCGGGAGATGACCGCCTGGAGGATCTCGCCCGAACGGACGTATTCCTTCGCCCGCGCCACCCGCTCTTCATAGGCTTTTTCAGTGAGGTTCGAGGTAAGCCGCAGTTTTCCGGAGCCTTCGGATCTGTTCGCATGCCCTGCCGGTCTGCGGGCCCGGTCCCGTATTCGCCGTTCTGCTTTGTCATATTCTTCCAAGGGATCGGAGTTCTCCGTGATGAGCGGATAGGAAAAAAGATACCTGGCATTGTCCCGGTGATCGGTGACAATGCTCTCGCGGGTGAATATAAACTCGGCAACCGGCGTTTTTCTCTCTGCCGGACGATACTCCGGGAGCATCTCGTAGAGCGAGTAGACAAGATCATACGCAAAGTAGCCGGCAAAGCACCCAGTGAAATCAGGCGTATTCTCTGTGCATACCGTAAAGGCGTCGATAATCGACCTGACCGTCTCGACGGGGTTCCGGCCTCGGGCCGCCCGGCGCGCAGTCTCGACATACCGCTCGTCTCCCGTCAGGCTGAGCCCGTCTCCGATCGAGATGGTCAGCACGACATCCATTCCCCTCACCGAATACCGCGCATCCCTTTTTTTCGTATCAAGGGATTCAAGGATAAATCCGCAGTCCCCGCCGGGAAGGATACTTTCCGGCAGGGTCGTGCAGAGCGGAATTATCACGGGCTTTTTACTGCTGTGCGTAATTTTCTCGAATTCTTCTGCCGTCAGGTTCAGTTCTGTTCCGGTCTCCATTCCACTGGCATCACCACTGAACAAATTTGTACTTCATTGTATAAATATGCTCACAAGTACGCATTAATGTACTGGGGTAGATCCGAAGAAGGCGCCATCTTCCTTTCTTATGGATAGGGATTCCGGATGAATTCTCAGGTGTTATCGTATGAGGTACCGGCGGCAAACTGTTCGATGCCATAAAAAAAGAAGCGGGAGGGCTTCCCCGGGCCGTTCCCGAATATTTTTTCGCATGTGTGTGGACAGGAAAGGAATTCAGGGTGTGCATAGTGACCGTTGTATGGTAGGGCAGCCACAGGAACGGAGGAGGTGTGTTCCAACCCGCCGATTTCTCGGGACCGCCCACCACATAACTGTGCTATTTTATCATATATATTTCTTACTTAATGTTATTAATATTAATATTTGTATGATATAGCCCCCCCCCGGCACTGATGGGAGCGTTTACAGGATTGAACAGCAAAAATCCGCAATGACTCCCGTCGCACTCCATCCGGTGTTTTCCCAGACCCGGCGATGGCGGCCATTGTGGCGCCCTCTTCCCTCTTGTCTCCGGGAAAAGCGACTGCCGCGTACCGCTGGCACCTCATCGTTGTCTCCCACACCTCCGCTGCCATGGTGCTCTCCTGAGCCACCGGTTCCCTCCGGGTTGATAGCGAGTGCCGGAATCGATTGGATTGGCAGCTCTATTTTCTTTGAACGCGAGAAAAATGGGATGGGATTTTTTACGGTCGCTCGCGGACAGCCCGTATCGGCACTACATAGGGTGGTGAGGGGTCGTGCTTTACCAGCGCTTCGATGCCGTACACCTCGCGGATCATCTCAGGAGAGAGCAAATCGGACGGGCTTCCCTGTCCGTATACCGTTCCCCGGTTGAGAACGAGCAGATCGGTGCAGTACCGTGACGCGAGATTCAGGTCGTGAATTGCCATGATAACCGTGAGGTCTCGCTCACGTGCGAGTCCGGAAATGACTTCGAGAACCCCCATCTGGTAATGCACGTCAAGGTTGCTTGTGGGTTCGTCCAGCAGGAGGATCTGTGTGTCCTGAACCAGTGCCCGGGCGATCATCACCCGCTGCCGCTCTCCCCCGGAGAGATTGCGAATATTCCTGAAGGCAAGATTCTCGATTCCGAGCAGTTTTATCGCCTCTATCACCTTCAGCTCGTCGGATTCGGAGACGCTCCAGTTCAGGTACGGTCGTCGGCCCATCAGCACGATCTCAAAAACGGTCGAGGAACCTGACGAAGAGATGGCCTGGGGAACATACGAGATCCGCCGGGAGAGTTCGCGGCGGGACAATCTCTGCAGATCCGTTCCGTCCAGCCGGATCGAACCCCTGTCCGGGAGGAGTATCTGATCGATGCACTTGATCAGGGTCGTCTTTCCGCAGCCGTTCGGCCCCACAATACCGAGGAGTTCACCCTCACCCGTCTCGAACGAGATGGCGTCGAGCACTTTCCCCTGGCGGTACGAGAAAGAGAGATCCTCGATTCGAAGCGTTACCACTGTCCATCACTCCTGTGAAGAAAGAGATAGATGAAGAACGGCACTCCAAGGAGTGCGGTCATGATGCCGACCGGTATGATCGCGGGAGCAAGGATGCTTCGGGCGAGGCTGTCAGCACCGAGCAGCAGGACCGCGCCCGCGAGTCCTGAAGCAGGGAGGAGAGTGCGGTGGTCGCCCCCGAGGATCATTCGCGTGATATGGGGTGCGACAAGACCGATAAACCCGATGGTGCCCGTGAAGCAGATGATGGAGGCGGTCATGAGCGATGCGATGACCATAAATGCCGTCATTGAGCGCTCGACCGGCACCCCGAGGCTGGATGCCACCTCGTCCCCCTCTGCGAGTGCGTTCAGATCCCATGCCCGGAGGAACAAATAGGGGAGGCACAGTGCAAGGATCAGGCTCACCACGCTGAGTTTCAGCCACGATGATTTCTCCAGTGAGCCGAACATCCAGAAGACCACCTCCTGCAGCTGTGCAGACGTGCCGAGATACTGAAGAAGCGAGGTGATGGCGGAGAAGAGATACATAAGCGCGATTCCGGCAAGGATCATGGTCTCCGACCTCACGCCCCGATACCGGGCCATCCCGTAGATCGCGCCGGCAGCGAGGGCCGAGAAGAGAAATGCATTGCCGATGACGAGGTACTCTCCGCTCATCATCCCGGCACCGAGCACGATCGCGATCGAGGCACCGGTTGCCGCCGCGGAGGCGATGCCGAGCGTGAAGGGGCTCGCGAGGGGATTCCGGAGTATTCCCTGCATCACCGCACCGGCAATGGCGAGGCCGGCGCCTGCGGTCACGGCGAAGAGCACCCGGTGCAGCCGATAGTCCCAGATGATGATCATCGCGAGTTCCGTTGCACTGACGTGGTCGGGAAAGAGGCCCGCGAGGATTGCCCTGTACGATTCATCCACGGGGATATCAGCGGAGCCCAGGGTAACCGCAATCAGAGCGAGCACAATGAGCAGGATTACGAAAATACCGATAAATGTGAATCTTTTTCTCCGTAGCTGCCCGTAACGGCCATGGAGTTCAGCCGAGGTCTCCTCAGATGCCATTTCCGGTCACTCCGGGTACACGAATGCCCCTTCGGATGCGAGATCGAACGGCAGCCGCTGGAACCTGTCCAGATAATCCTGGTGGAGCACCGCAGGATTAAGATCGGCGAAGAGATCGGGATAGAACCATCGTGCGAGATATGCAGTCCCGATGAAATGCTGGGAACTTCCGAGAATATCGGAATGGATGATGTATACTCTGTCATTCTGCACGGCAGCGAGCTGGTTCCACCCCGGCCGTGCGAGGAGCGATTGCCGGACCGCGATGAGCGGTTCGATATCGCTCTTCGCATAACCGCCGAACTCAAGACCCTTCCCCGCCAGTTTTATGATCACTTCTGGATTGCGCACGATCACCGCTTCAGGATCGATTTCGGGGTAGTCGGCGGCCTCGT
Coding sequences within it:
- a CDS encoding methyltransferase type 11 encodes the protein MTEEIFERYAGEYDAWYDVHRSVYHAELARIQSVLPPVDARSVEVGVGSGRFAGPLGIRLGIEPSRALGGMAYRRGIDVIRGRAESLPLRDNSCSLALLVTVLCFLDDPHGALAELYRIVVPGGALVIGFLERDGPVVRTYLREGEKGRFLSHARFFSSDEVRGLLRQAGFSVLSGDSRQGFGVFVAKKD
- a CDS encoding molecular chaperone DnaJ, with amino-acid sequence MNTHTAMAVREAAEVLGITGGASLNEIRHRYRELMKEWHPDAAKSDPPSSHQRAATLNGAYELLLDYCTNHRFSFRLDDIKATLGKTPGEYWMERFGDDPLWS
- a CDS encoding anthranilate phosphoribosyltransferase, translating into MMQRAIARAAARTDLTADEAASAMTSMMTGSATDAQIGAFLTAMSMKGETKTEIAAGAGVLREHAAAIRPKCEGTLVDTCGTGGDMRGTFNISTAAAFVAAGAGVPVVKHGNRSVSSRCGSADLLEKVGVVLAIPPERTCRIIEEIGIGFLFAPLYHRAMKAVAGPRMEIGIRSLFNILGPLANPAGAEAQLIGVYNPELTETVAGALKILGTRRAMVVHGDGLDEITTAGRTRVSELTDGKVEHYELSCRDFGISEADPAALRGGDAGENAEIFLHVLGGGEGPARDIVLMNAGAAICLGGRAGSLDEGIRRAEDSIDSGKARRKLESLIEITGETP
- a CDS encoding indole-3-glycerol phosphate synthase, with product MILDEILRTTRHRIKEPGRGGERNDPLSLKEAITSVRGRHAVIAEIKFSSPSSGRIRDRTDPAAIAEEYRRGGCAAISVLTEPEFFGGRPEDIAAVKEVVSLPVLRKDFIIDVRQIGETKELGADAVLLIAGLLGDRLGTFVTAARKAGLEPLVEVHTHHDVEVALASGAGIIGINNRDLRTMQIRPDTTAERAGRIRNAGRLVVAMSGITGPEDIRRLAPHADAFLVGTALMSAKEPHTALEGLVFA
- a CDS encoding tryptophan synthase subunit beta (catalyzes the formation of L-tryptophan from L-serine and 1-(indol-3-yl)glycerol 3-phosphate); its protein translation is MKKGRFGQYGGQFVPETLMAALAALEEGQRTICRSREFQDELALYLTEYAGRETPLTFCRNVSDDMGCRVYLKREDLLHGGAHKLNNTLGQALLARHMNKKRLIAETGAGQHGVATAIAGAVIGLPVEVYMGETDCTRQHLNVVRMELMGATVIPVSGGTATLKDAVNEAMRDWAASAGDSAYILGSVVGPHPYPRMVRDFQTVIGKEARRQILEREERLPDDVIACVGGGSNAIGIFHPFLGDDVALTGVEAGGRGIEPGEHGASLGHGRPGILHGALSYLLQDDDGQVRGTHSIAAGLDYPSVGPEHSMLKDTGRVRYESVRDTEVLDAFRYLSRREGIVPALESAHAVAYLLREKGRFEKDDIVIINLSGRGDKDITREVVHEQNQ
- a CDS encoding anthranilate synthase, which codes for MKALVIDCYDSFTYNLCQMIGRLGSEPVVVPNDYPPEKLRLRDIERVILSPGPGRPENSGLCLHALATFSREIPTLGVCLGHQAICFAFGGEIVRAENLMHGMTSLISHDGAGIFSGLVNPFTATRYHSLIAERGTLPDELAVTAVSCDDGYVMSVRHRDYPIEGIQFHPESILTGEGMHLMTNFLGSGCR
- a CDS encoding iron ABC transporter permease; this translates as MASEETSAELHGRYGQLRRKRFTFIGIFVILLIVLALIAVTLGSADIPVDESYRAILAGLFPDHVSATELAMIIIWDYRLHRVLFAVTAGAGLAIAGAVMQGILRNPLASPFTLGIASAAATGASIAIVLGAGMMSGEYLVIGNAFLFSALAAGAIYGMARYRGVRSETMILAGIALMYLFSAITSLLQYLGTSAQLQEVVFWMFGSLEKSSWLKLSVVSLILALCLPYLFLRAWDLNALAEGDEVASSLGVPVERSMTAFMVIASLMTASIICFTGTIGFIGLVAPHITRMILGGDHRTLLPASGLAGAVLLLGADSLARSILAPAIIPVGIMTALLGVPFFIYLFLHRSDGQW
- a CDS encoding iron ABC transporter ATP-binding protein, whose translation is MVTLRIEDLSFSYRQGKVLDAISFETGEGELLGIVGPNGCGKTTLIKCIDQILLPDRGSIRLDGTDLQRLSRRELSRRISYVPQAISSSGSSTVFEIVLMGRRPYLNWSVSESDELKVIEAIKLLGIENLAFRNIRNLSGGERQRVMIARALVQDTQILLLDEPTSNLDVHYQMGVLEVISGLARERDLTVIMAIHDLNLASRYCTDLLVLNRGTVYGQGSPSDLLSPEMIREVYGIEALVKHDPSPPYVVPIRAVRERP
- a CDS encoding tryptophan synthase subunit alpha, whose product is MSRINKAFEGPAFIAFTVAGDPDYATSLMIAQTLIRSGADILELGIPFSDPVGDGPVIQRADERALSAGATTASAFTLVREIRKESDIPVVLLVYCNTVYARGPACFYREAKDAGVDGILVVDMPAEEAGLVTGPAKESGIEQIFTVTPTTPPARVKMISALAGGFLYLVSLSGVTGKRETLSEAARPLIRRVREQTDMPLALGFGIADEVQARQAVEAGADGVIVGSAIVEIIERNAGNPGRMERELAAFTARMKAAVDSHGV